In one window of Chryseobacterium sp. JV274 DNA:
- the cmk gene encoding (d)CMP kinase, with the protein MKKPVIAIDGYSSTGKSSISKIIADKLGLIHMDTGALYRGVTWYALQHCLDENGGIDLNTLFSSLDQIRLEFKNNDGTLILFLNDTDISKEIRTNIVSDNVSLVAKQKEVRDFLLQSQRTLAEKGGVIMDGRDIGTVVLPNADYKFFLTASIDERTSRRFLELQGMGIEADKEQVKQNLIERDKIDSEREIAPLKQAEDAIVIDNSELTKEETIELILSHIEKI; encoded by the coding sequence ATGAAAAAACCTGTAATTGCTATCGATGGGTACTCGTCTACCGGAAAAAGTTCTATCTCTAAAATCATTGCAGATAAACTGGGACTTATTCATATGGACACAGGAGCTCTTTACCGAGGAGTTACCTGGTATGCATTGCAGCATTGTCTGGACGAAAATGGAGGAATTGATCTGAATACATTATTCTCTTCCTTAGACCAGATCCGCCTTGAGTTTAAAAACAACGACGGAACACTTATCCTTTTTCTTAATGACACGGATATCTCCAAAGAAATCCGTACTAATATAGTATCTGACAATGTGAGCCTTGTTGCCAAACAAAAAGAAGTAAGAGACTTTTTGCTTCAGTCACAGCGCACTTTGGCAGAAAAAGGAGGTGTCATTATGGACGGACGTGACATTGGGACAGTAGTTCTGCCAAATGCGGACTATAAATTCTTTCTTACTGCCAGTATTGATGAAAGAACCAGCAGAAGGTTCCTGGAACTGCAAGGTATGGGAATTGAAGCAGATAAAGAGCAGGTAAAGCAGAACCTTATAGAGCGTGATAAGATTGACAGCGAGCGCGAAATAGCCCCTTTGAAGCAGGCTGAAGACGCTATCGTTATTGATAACTCAGAATTGACCAAAGAAGAAA
- the porQ gene encoding type IX secretion system protein PorQ — protein sequence MKKIIIFSLFLSGIVSYAQTGTNVYPFLNVPVSARQAALGGDAISIRDYDVSFAIANPALLNRDSDKQLSVNATAYLADSKYGTIAYAKDFENGHMATINARYMSYGSTPRTDESGFENGEFKASDVAIGAGYAYQFEEDWTIGGGLNFVTSKIDNYTSSAISGTAGVTYHNKKNKEVVSLVMRNFGFQLKSFNGTRENLPFRIDLGYTKIIKNFPLAITITAHDLQKFDISSEYNLDGQKVNAGRKIADHFSLGAELFPEKNFNIRLGYNVKRGNELAVADQRNFSGLSAGFGVKVSRFRIDYAHVRYHNSSNVNQIGISMDLSSHRGE from the coding sequence TTGAAGAAAATTATCATTTTTTCATTATTTCTATCAGGAATTGTTTCTTATGCGCAAACAGGAACAAATGTTTATCCGTTCTTAAATGTACCTGTATCTGCAAGACAGGCTGCTTTGGGTGGCGATGCAATTTCGATAAGAGATTATGATGTTTCCTTTGCTATTGCAAACCCTGCCCTGTTAAATAGAGATTCTGACAAACAGCTTTCTGTAAACGCAACAGCTTATCTTGCCGATTCAAAATACGGAACTATTGCTTATGCCAAAGACTTTGAGAATGGCCATATGGCTACCATCAACGCCAGGTATATGAGCTATGGAAGTACACCGAGAACGGACGAAAGCGGTTTCGAAAACGGAGAATTCAAGGCTTCGGATGTAGCCATTGGCGCAGGTTATGCCTACCAATTTGAAGAAGACTGGACGATTGGTGGAGGGCTTAATTTCGTTACCTCAAAAATTGACAACTATACTTCTTCCGCAATTTCAGGAACAGCGGGAGTTACCTATCATAATAAAAAGAACAAAGAAGTAGTTTCTCTTGTGATGAGAAATTTTGGTTTTCAGCTGAAGTCATTCAATGGAACAAGAGAGAATCTTCCTTTCAGAATTGATCTTGGGTATACCAAAATAATCAAGAACTTCCCTCTTGCAATTACTATTACAGCGCATGATCTTCAGAAATTTGATATTTCTTCAGAATATAACCTGGACGGACAGAAAGTGAATGCCGGCAGAAAAATAGCAGATCACTTTTCATTGGGAGCTGAATTGTTTCCGGAAAAAAACTTCAACATCCGATTGGGATATAATGTAAAAAGAGGAAATGAGCTGGCAGTTGCAGATCAAAGAAACTTCTCCGGACTTTCTGCAGGATTTGGAGTAAAAGTTTCCAGATTCCGCATAGATTATGCTCATGTAAGATATCACAACTCTTCCAATGTCAATCAGATAGGAATTTCCATGGACCTTTCCAGCCACAGAGGAGAGTAA
- the pyrH gene encoding UMP kinase — translation MKYKRILLKLSGEALMGNRQYGIDTERLQEYAVEIKRVVEKGCEVAIVIGGGNIFRGVAGAAKGMDRVQGDYMGMLATVINGMALQGALEDAGIKTRLQSAIEMDKVAEPFIKRRAVRHLEKGRVVIFGAGTGNPYFTTDTAATLRAIEIGADVILKGTRVDGIYDSDPEKNADAVKYNSLSFDEVFEKNLKVMDMTAFTLSHENKLPIIVFDMNKDGNLSKIVDGENVGTLVNL, via the coding sequence ATGAAATATAAAAGAATCCTTCTGAAACTAAGCGGTGAGGCCTTAATGGGAAACAGGCAATATGGTATTGATACCGAAAGACTGCAGGAATATGCCGTTGAGATTAAGAGAGTAGTCGAAAAAGGCTGTGAAGTAGCGATCGTCATTGGAGGAGGAAATATTTTCCGTGGTGTTGCAGGAGCTGCAAAAGGTATGGATAGAGTGCAGGGAGACTATATGGGAATGCTGGCAACTGTAATCAATGGTATGGCATTGCAGGGAGCATTGGAAGATGCAGGAATCAAAACAAGACTTCAATCTGCTATCGAAATGGATAAAGTAGCTGAACCTTTCATCAAAAGAAGAGCTGTAAGACACCTTGAAAAAGGAAGAGTCGTAATCTTCGGAGCAGGTACAGGAAACCCTTATTTTACTACAGATACAGCGGCTACTCTAAGAGCAATCGAAATTGGAGCTGATGTGATCTTAAAAGGAACAAGAGTAGACGGAATCTATGACAGCGATCCTGAAAAAAATGCTGATGCTGTAAAATACAATTCATTATCTTTTGATGAAGTATTTGAAAAAAACCTTAAGGTAATGGATATGACTGCCTTTACCTTGAGCCACGAAAACAAATTGCCAATTATTGTATTCGATATGAATAAAGATGGTAACCTGTCAAAAATTGTAGACGGAGAGAATGTAGGTACTTTGGTTAATTTATAA
- a CDS encoding lipase family protein, which produces MTNPSLDAYQQVFGMAGLANRAGGYNGLGIQLQLQLQYDLSFYFNNVPPVKIMGQETPSTADPSVLPVLGSWDLVWGPALIEEKDEKGFPTGVADNALYVAKCDALAFPGGPTLPAYVVAIAATNPSSLYDWETEDFSVSEVVNWTTYNPSNFVPTAYNGTDPYISKGTATGVSILLGLESPHSAASPNTTLQQFLAGLHPEPGTAIIFCGHSLAGALSPTLALYLKENKDLNAFGVTLVYPTAGPTPGEAAFASLFNSKFPPLPPGWQQQSGTYQSWNTMHWNDLDVVPHAWPVSELEKIATIYGQAPTHMTAGILNALQKMAIDDSSKSGASYTRIQNQSLPGQLQHSSSSSISIKTPPETLQDYMLQLSVQHVGMYNGIPATKSDPQVTGLILQQPLPKPDVVKLVPGVTAVTELEMIMKIINQIIEWVFSHYTLVEKENATQNVEADQ; this is translated from the coding sequence TTTAACAATGTTCCTCCTGTTAAAATAATGGGCCAGGAAACGCCTTCAACAGCTGACCCTTCAGTTTTGCCGGTATTAGGAAGCTGGGATCTTGTCTGGGGACCTGCCCTGATTGAAGAAAAAGATGAAAAGGGTTTTCCTACAGGAGTTGCTGATAATGCATTATATGTAGCTAAATGTGATGCTCTCGCATTTCCGGGAGGTCCTACACTGCCTGCTTACGTTGTGGCTATTGCAGCAACTAATCCTTCATCACTTTACGATTGGGAAACAGAAGATTTCTCAGTTTCAGAAGTGGTGAACTGGACGACTTATAATCCTTCCAATTTCGTTCCAACAGCTTATAATGGTACAGACCCTTATATTTCAAAAGGTACAGCTACCGGTGTAAGTATCCTTCTCGGACTTGAAAGCCCTCATTCTGCAGCTTCCCCGAATACGACACTGCAGCAGTTTCTTGCAGGCTTACATCCGGAACCCGGTACAGCTATTATATTTTGCGGACACAGTCTTGCAGGAGCATTATCACCTACTCTTGCCCTTTATCTGAAAGAAAATAAAGATCTGAATGCTTTCGGTGTAACGCTTGTATATCCTACCGCCGGACCAACTCCTGGTGAGGCAGCATTTGCCAGTCTGTTCAACAGTAAATTTCCACCGTTGCCACCAGGATGGCAGCAACAATCAGGAACTTACCAAAGCTGGAATACCATGCACTGGAATGATTTGGACGTAGTGCCTCATGCTTGGCCGGTATCAGAACTGGAAAAAATTGCAACAATATATGGTCAGGCTCCTACACATATGACGGCCGGCATATTAAATGCTTTACAGAAGATGGCTATTGATGATTCTTCAAAATCAGGAGCCAGCTATACAAGAATACAAAACCAATCGCTTCCAGGTCAGCTGCAACACTCAAGCAGTTCCTCAATTAGCATCAAAACACCTCCTGAAACTTTGCAAGACTATATGCTTCAGTTATCAGTACAACATGTGGGCATGTATAATGGTATTCCCGCGACAAAGTCTGATCCTCAGGTAACCGGTCTTATTTTACAACAGCCATTACCCAAACCTGACGTTGTGAAACTGGTACCGGGAGTAACTGCGGTGACCGAACTTGAGATGATCATGAAAATAATAAATCAGATCATTGAATGGGTTTTCTCCCATTACACGTTGGTTGAAAAGGAAAATGCCACGCAAAATGTTGAGGCAGATCAATAA